Proteins from a single region of Argopecten irradians isolate NY chromosome 7, Ai_NY, whole genome shotgun sequence:
- the LOC138327479 gene encoding ubiquitin-protein ligase E3A-like, with translation MNSNEENEEQSGNPTASKAPSSLSSNRPETGDGMKRALAKQLIEKYYYQLTDGCGNEACENNACASSSGFTYRDRSRNELAIQAVEMFKCKATLCELQPSKVAKMPEDCEPSPCSSRDVGHLPEVTSATALLLPGPSASMSSLPLPMLKKLSPTSSSSPEKEVVSPGEIKFLTEEILVQLIADCKENKSWSKLVRLIGSTYNNTDSLLLSFRKTKESSVPKERDIDKDTDEKEEESLAGQEKMVIDESNEEEEDELTVDIPSLRRAYAALMEIEDTPVKGALINALMSLARSVEMDLKHHKVMDRNPNYINIFIIVMEIPLMSSPEFIEGAFPQFCKAMGQLSLKGQARLAKVWSRFGAERLHEMVQALHQLITMRIVQSESRWGGGYYINDDDGITSATKVMKILYYASIYGSERDLQNSVEDDKSLNEKTLQDMFQLQGAFGNEPKESRQPKEDSLGQELEVSPLDSRQPLVAYEDYVNEILNEYVDLEIDYKYKLENESKFSFMNHCFILTTASKQKCMNFDNRVRMYNERRTSIQQTVLFGIPPTPFLRLRVRRDHLIDDALVALEMTAMDNPQDLKKQLIVEFEGEQGLDEGGVSKEFFQLVIEELFNPDFGMFTYNEDTHFFWFNPTSFENDGQFTLIGIMLGLAIYNNTIVDVHFPPVVYRKLMGKKGVWADLKDIDPTMASSLKQMLEYQETDFEEVFPQSFRIDYKDVFGSALTHDLKENGDQIMVCQENKQEFVDMYADFLLNKAIEKQFHAFKRGFHMVTNESPLRILFLPEEIELLICGSEQFDFHELEEATDYDGGFTVDSTTVKNFWEVVHSFSDEQKRKLVQFTTGTDRVPVGGLSKLKLIIARNGPDSDRLPTAHTCFNVLLLPDYSSKEKLNERLLKAINYSKGFGML, from the exons ATGAACTCTAACGAGGAAAACGAAGAACAGAGCGGAAATCCAACCGCGAG TAAGGCCCCATCCTCATTATCATCCAACCGACCAGAAACTGGTGACGGAAT gAAGCGGGCTTTAGCAAAACAGCTGATTGAGAAGTATTATTACCAGCTGACCGATGGCTGTGGAAATGAGGCATGCGAAAATAATGCATGTGCTTCGTCCTCGGGCTTCACATACAGGGACCGTAGCAGAAATGAACTGGCTATACAGGCAGTGGAAATGTTTAAGTGTAAAGCCACTTTATGTGAACTACAACCAAGTAAAGTAGCCAAGATGCCAGAAGACTGTGAGCCTAGCCCCTGTAGTAGTCGTGATGTTGGACATCTACCAGAAGTCACATCGGCTACTGCTCTTCTTCTCCCGGGGCCATCAGCTAGCATGAGTAGTCTCCCCTTACCTATGTTAAAAAAGCTGTCACCAACTAGTAGTTCTTCTCCAGAGAAAGAAGTTGTGTCACCTG GTGAAATAAAGTTCCTCACCGAAGAGATACTTGTCCAGCTGATAGCTGATTGTAAAGAAAACAAGAGTTGGTCAAAGTTAGTGAGGCTGATTGGTTCTACCTATAATAACACAGACTCATTGTTACTAAGTTTTCGAAAAACCAAAGAATCAAGTGTGCCAAAAGAAAGAGACATAGATAAGGATACAGATGAAAAAGAAGAGGAATCTCTTGCTGGTCAAGAGAAAATGGTGATAGATGAATCCAATGAGGAGGAAGAAGATGAGTTAACCGTGGACATTCCTTCATTACGCAGGGCCTACGCCGCTTTAATGGAGATAGAGGACACTCCAGTGAAGGGTGCCTTGATCAATGCTCTCATGTCCCTGGCTCGCTCAGTAGAAATGGATTTAAAACACCACAAGGTGATGGACAGAAATCCAAACtacatcaatatatttatcattgtGATGGAAATTCCCTTAATGTCGAGTCCGGAGTTCATAGAGGGAGCGTTTCCCCAGTTCTGTAAAGCTATGGGCCAGCTGTCGTTAAAGGGTCAGGCCCGACTGGCCAAGGTCTGGTCCAGGTTTGGTGCTGAACGTCTCCATGAGATGGTGCAGGCTCTTCATCAGCTCATCACCATGAGAATCGTTCAGAGTGAGTCACGATGGGGTGGGGGGTACTATATCAACGATGACGACGGCATCACCAGTGCTACCAAAGTCATGAAAATTCTATACTATGCCAGCATTTATGGGAGTGAAAGAGACTTACAAAATTCTGTGGAGGATGACAAGTCTCTGAATGAAAAGACACTACAGGACATGTTTCAACTTCAGGGTGCATTCGGCAACGAACCTAAGGAATCTCGCCAACCAAAAGAGGATTCATTAGGTCAAGAACTGGAGGTGTCCCCCCTGGATTCCAGACAGCCTTTAGTAGCATATGAAGATTATGTGAACGAAATACTGAATGAATATGTAGACCTCGAAATTgactataaatacaaattagaAAATGAATCAAAGTTTTCATTCATGAATCACTGTTTTATATTAACAACTGCATCAAAGCAAAAGTGCATGAATTTTGACAACCGAGTGAGAATGTATAACGAAAGACGGACTTCTATCCAGCAGACAGTTTTATTTGGAATTCCACCGACACCGTTCCTTCGGCTCAGGGTCCGAAGAGACCACCTCATTGACGATGCTTTAGTAGCT TTGGAGATGACTGCTATGGACAATCCTCAGGACCTGAAGAAGCAGCTCATCGTGGAGTTTGAGGGCGAACAGGGTCTCGACGAAGGAGGAGTGTCCAAGGAGTTCTTTCAGCTTGTAATTGAAGAGCTATTTAATCCTGATTTTG GAATGTTTACATACAACGAAGATACCCACTTCTTTTGGTTCAATCCTACTTCCTTTGAAAACGATGGTCAGTTCACTCTGATTGGTATAATGCTTGGTCTTGCCATCTACAACAACACTATTGTGGATGTCCACTTCCCGCCAGTTGTCTACCGAAAACTCATGGGCAAAAAGGGTGTGTGGGCTGACCTCAAGGATATTGATCCT ACAATGGCCAGCAGTCTGAAGCAGATGCTCGAGTACCAGGAGACAGACTTTGAGGAGGTTTTCCCCCAGTCCTTCCGTATCGACTACAAAGATGTGTTTGGCAGTGCTTTAACTCACGACTTAAAGGAAAATGGTGACCAAATCATGGTCTGTCAAGAAAATAAACAG GAATTTGTTGATATGTATGCTGATTTCCTTCTGAACAAAGCCATTGAGAAACAGTTCCATGCCTTCAAAAGGGGATTTCACATGGTGACCAATGAGAGCCCGTTGAGAATACTCTTTCTGCCCGAGGAGATTGAGCTGTTGATCTGTGGCAGTGAG CAATTTGACTTCCACGAATTGGAAGAAGCTACAGACTATGATGGAGGATTCACCGTGGATTCCACAACAGTCAA GAATTTCTGGGAAGTTGTCCATAGTTTTTCAGACGAACAGAAGCGAAAGCTGGTGCAATTCACCACAGGAACAGACCGAGTGCCCGTTGGAGGCCTCTCTAAGCTCAAGCTCATCATCGCCCGTAATGGGCCAGACTCAGATAG GCTGCCTACCGCACACACCTGCTTCAATGTACTTCTGTTACCAGACTATTCTTCAAAGGAAAAGCTCAATGAAAGACTACTGAAGGCTATCAATTACTCCAAGGGGTTCGGAATGCTGTAG